A window from Pseudooceanicola algae encodes these proteins:
- a CDS encoding sulfite exporter TauE/SafE family protein, whose protein sequence is MEQLLPISIAVFLAAVLRGLTGFGFAMAAVPAMSLFIPPASAVTVAILLQSLVGLRDSVTQRHLANWKALVPMSIGAVVGTPLGIFALTRLSPETMRVLLAVVVGLGLVALVMKVKLPQTRNSALGAGALAGLFSGLAAMPAPPVLAYFLGTGTRAVETRASMLIFFFLTSLFTLPGLIWAGEVDRATLIEALVALPALLLGTWAGGRAFGWLTEASYRTAAIVLLAVMAALSALRGLGGLL, encoded by the coding sequence ATGGAACAGCTTCTGCCGATTTCCATCGCCGTCTTCCTGGCGGCGGTCCTGCGCGGGCTGACCGGCTTTGGCTTTGCCATGGCGGCGGTGCCCGCGATGAGCCTGTTCATCCCGCCCGCCAGCGCCGTGACCGTGGCAATCCTGCTGCAATCCCTTGTCGGCCTGCGTGACAGCGTGACCCAACGCCATCTGGCCAACTGGAAAGCGCTGGTCCCGATGAGCATCGGCGCGGTTGTCGGCACGCCGCTGGGGATCTTTGCGCTGACCCGGCTGTCGCCCGAAACGATGCGGGTGCTTCTGGCGGTGGTTGTCGGGCTGGGCCTCGTGGCGCTGGTGATGAAGGTCAAGTTGCCGCAAACGCGCAACTCGGCGCTTGGCGCCGGGGCGCTGGCCGGCCTGTTCTCGGGGCTTGCGGCCATGCCCGCCCCACCCGTCCTCGCCTATTTCCTCGGCACTGGCACACGGGCGGTGGAAACCCGTGCCTCGATGCTGATCTTCTTCTTCCTGACCTCGCTATTCACCTTGCCCGGCCTGATCTGGGCGGGCGAAGTCGACCGCGCCACGCTGATCGAAGCCCTTGTCGCCTTGCCTGCCCTGCTGCTAGGCACTTGGGCCGGAGGCCGCGCCTTCGGCTGGCTGACCGAGGCAAGCTATCGCACTGCCGCCATTGTGCTTCTGGCCGTGATGGCCGCGCTCAGCGCCCTGCGGGGGCTCGGGGGGCTGCTGTGA
- a CDS encoding aldehyde dehydrogenase family protein, translating into MTHDPFLPADPLAVIASYAQVNLIGGVRVPVGTGMAVTNPATGARIGMAAASNPGETAAAVAAAKAAGPAWAALPARERGRRVAAAGRALAAEAEVVARVLCLETGKAIRTECRGELAVAADLLEFYGGLASELKGETVPFHPRSLTVTTREPLGVVAAILPWNVPLVLMMLKIAPALVAGNTVVVKAAEEAPFATFAAAEILMQYLPDGVLNVVNGDGPDCGAALTAHADIAKITFTGSEEVGEVVYKAGAGRIIPVSLELGGKSPMIICADADLDKTVTGAINGMRFTRQGQSCTAASRIYVHSSLLSAFVDKLAGKLEKLIIGDPMDEATDIGTIISARQAGVIRSYVARAAATPQAIVLRCGTLPKDADLSPDLFMQPTLILGLPEDHPCVQEEIFGPVAVIQAWDNYEEVIASANATRYGLAATVWTDSLSTALDATARLDAGYVQVNQNLTIQPNVSYGGFGRSGLGKEASLEAMLDHFTRKKTIVMNFD; encoded by the coding sequence ATGACCCATGATCCTTTTCTTCCCGCCGATCCGCTTGCGGTGATCGCCTCTTATGCGCAGGTCAACCTGATCGGCGGCGTCCGCGTCCCTGTGGGCACCGGCATGGCGGTGACAAACCCCGCCACCGGCGCGCGGATCGGCATGGCCGCCGCCAGCAACCCCGGGGAAACCGCTGCCGCCGTCGCCGCCGCCAAGGCCGCCGGGCCCGCCTGGGCCGCCCTGCCGGCCCGCGAACGGGGGCGCCGGGTGGCGGCCGCCGGTCGGGCCCTTGCTGCGGAAGCCGAGGTCGTGGCCCGCGTGCTTTGCCTTGAAACCGGCAAGGCGATCCGCACCGAATGCCGCGGTGAACTGGCCGTTGCCGCCGATCTGCTGGAATTCTACGGCGGGCTGGCGTCGGAGTTGAAGGGCGAGACCGTGCCCTTTCATCCCCGCTCCCTGACCGTGACCACCCGCGAACCGCTTGGGGTGGTTGCCGCGATCCTGCCCTGGAACGTGCCGCTGGTGCTGATGATGCTCAAGATTGCTCCGGCGCTGGTGGCGGGGAATACCGTGGTTGTCAAAGCCGCCGAAGAGGCCCCATTTGCCACCTTCGCCGCCGCCGAGATCCTGATGCAGTATCTGCCCGACGGCGTCCTGAACGTGGTGAACGGCGATGGCCCTGATTGCGGTGCAGCCCTGACCGCCCACGCGGATATCGCCAAGATCACCTTCACCGGTTCCGAAGAGGTCGGCGAAGTGGTCTACAAGGCCGGGGCCGGGCGGATCATTCCCGTCAGCCTGGAACTGGGCGGCAAGAGCCCGATGATCATTTGCGCCGATGCCGATCTGGACAAGACCGTGACCGGGGCCATCAACGGCATGCGCTTTACCCGACAGGGCCAAAGCTGCACGGCTGCCAGCCGGATCTACGTGCATTCCAGCCTGCTCAGCGCCTTTGTCGACAAGTTGGCCGGCAAGCTTGAAAAGCTGATCATCGGCGACCCGATGGACGAGGCCACGGATATCGGCACCATCATCTCGGCCCGTCAGGCCGGGGTGATCCGATCTTATGTCGCCCGCGCCGCCGCGACCCCGCAGGCCATCGTCCTGCGCTGCGGCACCCTGCCGAAGGACGCGGACCTGTCGCCCGACCTGTTCATGCAGCCGACCCTGATCCTGGGCCTGCCCGAAGATCACCCCTGCGTGCAGGAGGAAATCTTTGGCCCCGTCGCGGTCATTCAGGCCTGGGACAATTACGAAGAGGTTATCGCCAGTGCCAATGCAACCCGCTACGGTCTGGCGGCAACGGTCTGGACGGATTCCCTGTCGACCGCGCTGGATGCCACGGCGCGGCTTGATGCGGGCTATGTTCAGGTCAACCAGAACCTGACCATCCAGCCCAACGTGTCATATGGGGGCTTCGGGCGGTCGGGTCTGGGCAAGGAGGCGTCACTGGAAGCTATGCTGGACCATTTCACCCGGAAGAAGACAATCGTGATGAATTTCGACTGA
- a CDS encoding aminotransferase family protein, giving the protein MYDNDLSDIVAADKRHVWHHLVQHKAFESSDPRVIVEGKGIHVWDATGKRYLDAVSGAVWTVNVGYGRESIADAVRDQLVKLNYFAGAAGNIPGALFAEKLIEKMPGMSRVYYNNSGSEANEKAFKMVRQIAHKKSGGKKHKILFRDRDYHGTTITCLSAGGQPERSAQYGPYTPGFVEVPHCLEYRAADQGWGDLSGAEYGRRAADAIEEVILREGPDTVGALCLEPVTAGGGVITPPEGYWPRVQEICKKYDILLHIDEVVCGLGRTGTWFGYQNYGIEPDMVTMAKGVASGYAAIACLVTTEEVFDMFKDDASDPMGYFRDISTFGGCTAGPAAALENMRIIEEEGLLENTLAMGARLMERLEEIKARHEVVGDVRGKGLFCGLELVTDRETRAAVAENDAQAVVADCAAQGVMIGVTNRSLPGLNNTLCLSPALIVTAGQIDEIAAAIDAALTKVFG; this is encoded by the coding sequence ATGTATGATAACGATCTGAGCGATATCGTCGCTGCCGACAAACGCCACGTCTGGCACCACCTCGTGCAGCACAAGGCCTTTGAATCCTCCGACCCGCGCGTGATCGTCGAAGGCAAGGGCATCCACGTCTGGGACGCCACCGGCAAACGCTATCTTGATGCGGTGTCGGGTGCTGTCTGGACGGTGAACGTGGGCTACGGCCGCGAAAGCATCGCCGACGCGGTGCGCGATCAGCTGGTGAAGCTGAACTATTTCGCCGGTGCCGCCGGCAACATCCCCGGCGCGCTGTTTGCCGAGAAGCTGATCGAAAAGATGCCGGGCATGTCCCGCGTCTACTACAACAACTCGGGCTCGGAGGCGAACGAGAAGGCCTTCAAGATGGTCCGCCAGATCGCCCACAAGAAATCCGGCGGCAAGAAGCACAAGATCCTGTTCCGGGATCGCGATTACCACGGTACGACGATCACCTGCCTGTCCGCAGGCGGCCAGCCGGAGCGTTCGGCACAATACGGACCCTATACGCCGGGTTTCGTCGAAGTGCCCCATTGCCTTGAATACCGAGCAGCCGATCAGGGCTGGGGCGATCTGTCGGGCGCCGAATACGGTCGCCGCGCCGCCGATGCCATCGAAGAGGTCATCCTGCGCGAAGGCCCCGATACCGTGGGCGCGCTCTGCCTCGAGCCGGTAACCGCAGGCGGCGGGGTCATCACCCCGCCCGAAGGCTACTGGCCCCGCGTGCAGGAGATCTGCAAGAAGTACGACATCCTGCTGCATATCGACGAGGTCGTCTGCGGGCTGGGTCGCACCGGCACCTGGTTCGGCTACCAGAACTACGGGATCGAACCGGACATGGTCACCATGGCAAAAGGCGTTGCCTCGGGCTACGCGGCCATTGCCTGTCTCGTGACCACCGAAGAGGTCTTTGACATGTTCAAGGACGATGCCTCGGACCCTATGGGCTATTTCCGCGACATTTCGACCTTCGGCGGCTGCACGGCCGGTCCCGCTGCCGCGCTGGAAAACATGCGTATCATCGAGGAGGAAGGCCTGCTTGAGAACACCCTCGCCATGGGCGCGCGCCTGATGGAGCGGCTGGAAGAGATCAAAGCCCGACACGAGGTCGTGGGCGACGTGCGCGGCAAGGGGCTGTTCTGCGGCCTCGAACTGGTCACCGACCGCGAAACCAGGGCTGCCGTGGCCGAGAATGACGCACAGGCCGTGGTCGCGGACTGCGCGGCGCAAGGCGTGATGATCGGCGTCACCAACCGGTCGCTGCCGGGGTTGAACAACACACTCTGCCTGTCGCCAGCCCTGATTGTCACTGCAGGCCAGATCGACGAAATTGCGGCGGCCATAGATGCCGCCCTGACGAAGGTCTTCGGCTAG
- a CDS encoding acyl-CoA thioesterase, whose amino-acid sequence MPEKTLEMTVLMTPDMANFSGKVHGGALLNLLDRVAFSCASRYSQRYAVTLSVDQVTFKEPINVGELVTFRASVNHTGRTSMEIGIRVEAQEIRSSLSRHTNSCYFTMVAVDDNAKPTPVPQVELADEESLRRNRAAELRRDLRREFQNRMKEASKG is encoded by the coding sequence ATGCCCGAGAAGACTTTGGAAATGACCGTGTTGATGACGCCCGACATGGCGAACTTCAGCGGCAAGGTGCATGGGGGTGCGCTGCTCAACCTGCTGGACCGCGTCGCGTTTTCCTGTGCCTCACGTTATTCGCAGCGCTATGCGGTCACGCTGTCCGTCGATCAGGTCACCTTCAAGGAACCGATCAATGTGGGCGAACTCGTGACTTTTCGCGCCAGCGTCAACCATACCGGGCGCACCTCGATGGAGATCGGCATTCGTGTCGAGGCTCAGGAGATTCGCTCCAGCCTCTCGAGGCATACGAATTCATGCTATTTCACGATGGTTGCCGTCGATGACAACGCCAAGCCGACTCCGGTTCCGCAGGTCGAACTGGCGGACGAGGAATCCTTGCGGCGCAATCGGGCGGCTGAACTGCGCCGGGATCTGCGGCGCGAGTTCCAGAACCGTATGAAGGAAGCCTCCAAAGGCTGA